The DNA segment CACCGAACATCACCGAGATCCTGTTTGCCCTGGGCCTTGGTGATAAGGTGGTGGGCGTGACCGAGCACTGCGACTATCCCGAAGAGGCTGTGAGCAAGCCCAAGGTGGGCGGCTATTTTAGCACCAACCTGGAGGCGATCATTGCCCAGGACCCCGATATTGTGTTCTCCGATGGACACGACCCCGTGTGTGAGCAGCTCGAGGGGCTGGGGGTAACAATGGTGG comes from the Dehalococcoidia bacterium genome and includes:
- a CDS encoding ABC transporter substrate-binding protein, with protein sequence MKRLSLVLLFATFALALAIACTPPPPGPGTITDDLGRTVNIEQVPQRIVSLAPNITEILFALGLGDKVVGVTEHCDYPEEAVSKPKVGGYFSTNLEAIIAQDPDIVFSDGHDPVCEQLEGLGVTMV